A stretch of Aphanothece sacrum FPU1 DNA encodes these proteins:
- the modA gene encoding molybdate ABC transporter substrate-binding protein, translating into MKKRQLLWILGAFYLFIGLLLGLGRDFSGLPVSAQSNNLTVSAAMSVKDALEDIKSVYQKSQLNLKITYNFGSSGSLQQQIEQGAPVDIFLSAATKQMDALEKKKLLVPGTRKNLLSNSIVLVTPKDQKVVKKFSDLSNPQVKKISLGEPKSVPAGQYGEQVLKHYKLWESIKSKIVYGKDVRQVLTYVETGDVEAGLVYSTDASNSNKVRVAATAPTNSHDPITYPIAVIKDSKNMGAAKAFVQFLSGNQAKAIFKKYGFGT; encoded by the coding sequence ATGAAGAAACGTCAGCTATTATGGATTTTAGGGGCATTTTACCTATTTATTGGCTTATTATTAGGGTTAGGGCGAGATTTTAGTGGTTTACCCGTTTCTGCCCAATCTAACAATCTAACGGTTTCAGCGGCCATGAGTGTCAAAGATGCTCTCGAAGATATTAAGTCTGTCTATCAGAAAAGTCAGCTTAACCTTAAGATAACCTATAATTTCGGGTCTTCAGGTTCATTGCAACAGCAAATTGAACAAGGGGCCCCAGTTGATATCTTTTTATCGGCAGCAACTAAACAGATGGACGCTTTAGAAAAGAAAAAATTACTTGTTCCTGGAACTCGAAAAAACTTACTTAGTAATAGTATCGTTTTAGTTACCCCCAAAGATCAAAAGGTAGTTAAAAAATTCTCTGATTTAAGCAACCCCCAAGTCAAAAAAATTTCATTAGGAGAACCGAAAAGTGTTCCAGCAGGACAATACGGAGAACAGGTTCTTAAACATTATAAACTGTGGGAGTCTATTAAATCAAAGATTGTTTATGGAAAAGATGTTAGACAAGTATTAACCTATGTTGAAACAGGTGATGTTGAAGCGGGATTAGTGTACAGTACAGATGCAAGTAATTCTAATAAAGTTAGAGTTGCGGCAACTGCACCTACTAATTCCCATGACCCTATTACTTATCCTATCGCTGTCATTAAAGATAGCAAAAATATGGGTGCAGCTAAAGCATTTGTTCAATTTTTATCAGGAAATCAAGCCAAAGCTATATTCAAAAAATATGGGTTTGGAACCTAA
- a CDS encoding AbrB/MazE/SpoVT family DNA-binding domain-containing protein has protein sequence MKLKLRKIGNSIGTTFPKEILDKLQVSEGDTIYLTQTPDGMELTAYDPEFEQVMEAAGEVTRSYRNALKELAK, from the coding sequence ATGAAGTTAAAACTCAGGAAGATTGGAAATTCTATCGGAACCACTTTTCCCAAAGAAATCCTTGATAAGTTACAAGTTAGTGAGGGAGACACCATCTATCTCACCCAAACCCCTGATGGAATGGAGTTAACCGCCTATGACCCTGAATTTGAACAAGTTATGGAAGCCGCAGGGGAAGTAACCCGCAGTTACCGTAATGCTTTAAAAGAATTAGCCAAGTGA
- the modB gene encoding molybdate ABC transporter permease subunit has product MTLDFSPLWISLSTSVIATIFAFFTGITAARWMLVYKGKARGIIDSIFISPLVLPPTVVGFLLLLLLGRNSWFGQILRQLDYSIIFTWEATILTASIVAFPLMYRTTLGAFEQIDQNVFMAARTLGASEWRIFWQVMIPLSYRGLVAATILSFARALGEFGATLMLAGNIPGRTQTMPLAIFFAAESGDMQTALIWVLILMTISMSVIIIVNFWAENKGVKRQDKSKKNKIIKNNKSTLYDIINNSNTNYNQDNSWELILNIKKQLHGFTLEVDFKAHRETLGLLGASGSGKSMTLRCIAGLENPDQGHISINGRILFDSQQGINIPSCNRKVGFVFQNYALFSHLTVAKNIAFGLQNLPKSEQETRIKKYIQFMELEGLEKRYPHQLSGGQQQRVALARALATDPDILLFDEPLSALDSYLRNRIERLLREVFISFDGVILFVTHKLEEAYRLCGNLLVLDQGNIIESGTKQEIFEHPCNFQTAKVTECKNFSRAQIINNQQINALDWGCTLKVIEPIPDRISYVGFRAHHFTFGLNPNLENTFPCWLVSLSETQHRTTLFLKLHQAPNDSKSYDLQVEVYKEKWAEIKNRPLPWYVTLHPLKIMMLENSREHTGVKKLRKF; this is encoded by the coding sequence ATGACTTTAGATTTCTCACCTCTTTGGATTTCTTTAAGCACTTCTGTTATTGCGACTATTTTCGCTTTTTTTACAGGAATTACTGCCGCTCGTTGGATGTTAGTATACAAAGGAAAAGCACGAGGAATTATTGATAGTATTTTTATTTCTCCTTTAGTGTTACCTCCTACAGTCGTAGGTTTTTTGTTATTATTATTATTAGGACGTAATAGTTGGTTTGGACAGATTTTACGTCAGTTAGATTATAGTATTATTTTTACTTGGGAAGCAACCATTTTGACAGCAAGTATAGTCGCTTTTCCCTTAATGTATCGTACCACTTTAGGCGCATTTGAACAAATTGATCAGAATGTTTTTATGGCAGCCCGTACTTTGGGTGCGTCTGAATGGCGAATATTTTGGCAAGTAATGATTCCCTTATCTTATCGAGGATTAGTCGCAGCTACTATCTTATCTTTTGCCCGCGCTTTAGGAGAATTTGGAGCTACATTAATGTTAGCTGGAAATATTCCAGGAAGAACTCAAACAATGCCTTTGGCAATCTTCTTTGCTGCTGAATCAGGGGATATGCAAACGGCTCTAATTTGGGTCTTAATTCTCATGACTATTTCTATGTCTGTGATTATTATTGTTAATTTTTGGGCAGAAAATAAAGGAGTTAAACGGCAAGACAAATCAAAAAAAAATAAAATAATTAAAAATAATAAATCTACATTATATGATATAATAAATAATTCTAATACAAATTATAATCAAGATAATTCATGGGAATTAATTTTAAACATAAAAAAACAATTACATGGATTTACATTAGAAGTTGATTTTAAAGCTCATCGAGAAACATTAGGTTTATTAGGAGCATCTGGATCAGGAAAAAGTATGACTTTGCGGTGTATTGCTGGATTAGAAAATCCCGATCAAGGGCATATTAGTATTAACGGTAGAATATTATTTGATTCTCAACAAGGCATTAATATTCCAAGTTGTAACCGTAAAGTAGGTTTTGTCTTTCAAAATTATGCTTTATTTTCTCATTTAACCGTAGCTAAAAATATTGCTTTTGGCTTACAAAATTTACCTAAATCTGAACAAGAAACCCGTATAAAGAAATATATTCAGTTCATGGAATTAGAAGGTTTAGAAAAGAGATATCCCCATCAATTATCAGGAGGACAACAACAAAGAGTAGCTTTAGCAAGGGCCTTAGCTACTGATCCTGATATATTACTTTTTGATGAACCTTTATCTGCATTAGATAGCTATCTTCGGAATAGAATTGAAAGACTTTTAAGAGAAGTTTTTATCTCTTTTGATGGAGTTATATTATTTGTTACCCATAAACTAGAAGAAGCTTATCGACTGTGTGGTAATCTGTTAGTTTTGGATCAGGGAAATATTATTGAGTCAGGAACTAAACAAGAAATTTTTGAACATCCCTGCAATTTTCAAACAGCTAAAGTGACAGAATGTAAAAACTTTTCTCGCGCTCAAATTATTAATAATCAACAAATTAATGCTTTAGATTGGGGTTGTACCTTAAAAGTAATTGAACCTATTCCTGATAGGATAAGTTATGTTGGGTTTCGGGCCCATCATTTCACTTTTGGTCTAAACCCTAATTTAGAAAATACCTTTCCCTGCTGGTTAGTTTCTCTTAGTGAAACTCAACACCGTACTACTTTATTTTTAAAGCTTCATCAAGCTCCTAATGATAGTAAAAGTTATGATTTACAGGTAGAAGTTTATAAGGAAAAATGGGCTGAAATAAAAAATAGACCCTTACCTTGGTATGTTACCTTACATCCTCTCAAAATAATGATGTTAGAAAATTCAAGAGAGCATACAGGAGTGAAAAAGTTGAGAAAATTTTGA
- a CDS encoding type II toxin-antitoxin system HicB family antitoxin, protein MTLQQAMTMSRFSYGAKLTPDETDGGWVVTFRDLPEAITQGDDVEGALREADDCLEEAIAARIDDKRDIPVPSDLVQGEYGVCLPIQTSLKASLYLAMKEAKLSQVQLAEILGLDEKEVRRILDPEHGTKLPTIERALKALGQQISLTVIEEQG, encoded by the coding sequence ATGACATTACAACAAGCGATGACAATGAGTAGATTTTCGTATGGAGCTAAATTAACACCTGATGAGACAGATGGGGGATGGGTAGTAACTTTCCGAGATCTGCCAGAGGCAATTACCCAAGGAGATGATGTAGAAGGGGCATTGAGGGAAGCGGACGACTGCTTAGAAGAGGCGATCGCAGCACGGATTGATGATAAGCGGGATATTCCTGTACCATCAGACCTCGTTCAAGGAGAATATGGGGTGTGTTTACCAATTCAAACATCACTCAAAGCCTCACTCTATTTAGCTATGAAAGAGGCCAAATTATCTCAAGTCCAATTAGCCGAAATTCTTGGTCTTGATGAGAAAGAAGTTCGTAGAATATTAGACCCAGAGCATGGGACTAAGTTACCAACCATAGAACGTGCTTTAAAAGCTTTAGGGCAACAAATTTCACTGACGGTAATCGAGGAGCAAGGTTAA
- a CDS encoding IS4 family transposase, which produces MLPEIYNNHLTKYLKKSEYLILLIMIELVQVYRKIRFYELASYFPSPILFESKRKKLKRFFEIPCLTIEGVWIPIIKQWLKQSFSTGDVLHIAIDRTQWGLINILMVSLVIDNRGIPLYFELLDHIGNSNFDTQKSILARILLFLKEYKIVVLGDREFCSVELAKWLHGQKRVYYALRLKKSNYIEVEKEMWTRLKDLGLSSGMSLFYQGVKVTKTKGFIGSNIVAKWKKKYRGIETKEAWFIITNLTSIDETIDAYKKRFCIEEMFRDFKKGGYDLERTKLTGHRLTSLIILITLAYSMATFSGKIIKEKGLAKYVGRVRKNKKMRRRHSNFYIGLHGKDWVDSCDLFTVEAQALMQLSPEKRAYYRRGRRAISLIKSSL; this is translated from the coding sequence ATGTTACCAGAAATTTATAACAACCATTTAACAAAGTATCTGAAAAAATCGGAATATTTAATACTGTTAATCATGATAGAATTAGTGCAAGTATATAGGAAAATTAGGTTTTATGAGTTAGCTAGTTATTTTCCCAGTCCCATTTTATTTGAAAGTAAGAGAAAAAAGTTAAAACGGTTTTTCGAGATTCCTTGTTTGACAATTGAAGGAGTATGGATACCTATCATAAAACAGTGGTTAAAGCAATCATTTAGTACAGGAGATGTCTTACATATTGCCATAGATAGAACCCAATGGGGGTTGATTAATATTTTGATGGTAAGTCTGGTAATTGATAATAGAGGAATTCCCTTATATTTTGAGTTGCTAGATCACATCGGTAATAGTAACTTTGACACACAGAAAAGTATATTAGCCCGAATATTACTCTTTCTAAAAGAATATAAAATAGTTGTCTTAGGGGATAGAGAATTCTGCTCAGTTGAACTAGCAAAATGGTTACATGGACAAAAAAGAGTTTATTATGCACTCAGATTGAAGAAAAGCAACTATATTGAAGTAGAAAAGGAAATGTGGACGCGACTAAAAGATTTAGGATTATCTTCAGGAATGTCTTTATTTTATCAAGGAGTTAAAGTTACGAAAACAAAAGGATTTATAGGCAGTAATATAGTGGCGAAATGGAAAAAGAAGTATAGAGGAATAGAGACAAAAGAAGCTTGGTTTATTATCACAAATTTAACCAGTATTGATGAGACGATTGACGCTTATAAAAAGAGATTTTGTATTGAGGAAATGTTTCGGGATTTTAAGAAAGGTGGTTATGATTTAGAAAGAACGAAATTAACAGGACATCGCCTTACTTCCTTAATTATATTGATTACTCTAGCTTATTCAATGGCAACATTTTCTGGAAAAATTATTAAAGAGAAAGGATTGGCAAAATATGTGGGGAGAGTCAGAAAAAACAAGAAAATGCGACGGAGACACAGTAACTTTTATATCGGTCTTCATGGAAAAGATTGGGTTGACTCTTGTGATTTATTTACCGTTGAAGCCCAGGCATTAATGCAATTAAGCCCCGAAAAACGCGCCTATTATCGACGAGGACGACGGGCTATATCCCTGATTAAGTCTAGCTTATAG
- a CDS encoding TOBE domain-containing protein, with amino-acid sequence MPRKQQGWITFQSSATERQILDQYCEAAQRSKTEVLRELLRHLGQMLSFDDKTGQPVVLDVKTLLNPKLENRTMQASARNALKGTIKKIVHGSVNAEVILEIAPGIEVVSIITMDSVQNLGLAEGKEAYALVKSSDVMIAVD; translated from the coding sequence ATGCCAAGGAAACAACAAGGATGGATAACATTTCAGTCTTCAGCGACAGAACGACAAATTCTAGACCAATACTGTGAAGCTGCTCAACGCAGTAAAACTGAGGTTCTCAGGGAATTATTGCGCCATTTAGGACAAATGTTATCATTCGATGACAAGACCGGACAACCAGTTGTTTTAGACGTTAAAACCTTACTAAACCCAAAATTGGAGAATCGAACTATGCAAGCTAGTGCCAGAAATGCTCTTAAAGGAACCATTAAAAAAATCGTTCACGGTTCAGTTAATGCAGAAGTTATTTTAGAAATTGCTCCTGGAATTGAAGTAGTTTCTATTATTACAATGGACTCTGTTCAAAATCTGGGATTAGCAGAAGGTAAAGAAGCTTATGCGCTCGTTAAATCAAGTGATGTCATGATAGCAGTCGATTAG